In one window of Microtus pennsylvanicus isolate mMicPen1 chromosome 2, mMicPen1.hap1, whole genome shotgun sequence DNA:
- the Tob2 gene encoding protein Tob2, with translation MQLEIKVALNFIISYLYNKLPRRRADLFGEELERLLKKKYEGHWYPEKPLKGSGFRCVHIGEMVDPVVELAAKRSGLAVEDVRANVPEELSVWIDPFEVSYQIGEKGTVKVLYLDDSEGGGAPELDKEIKSSFNPDAQVFVPIGSQDSSLSNSPSPSFGQSPSPTFIPRSAQPITFTTASFAATKFGSTKMKKGGGASNGVSVAGSGASGQQPPQQQPRMARSPTNNLLKHKSLSLSLHSLNLMTASPASQSQLSPNAKEFVYNGSGSSSLFFDGVDGQGSSTSVPFGSSGAATCNHSSFDVSQVFGGGTNSLFLEKTPFVEGLSYNLNTMQYPSQPFQPVVLAN, from the coding sequence ATGCAGTTGGAGATCAAAGTGGCCCTAAACTTCATCATCTCCTATTTATACAACAAGCTGCCACGGCGCCGGGCAGACCTGTTTGGGGAGGAGCTGGAACGGCTCTTGAAAAAGAAGTATGAAGGCCACTGGTACCCTGAGAAGCCATTGAAGGGTTCTGGCTTCCGCTGTGTCCACATTGGGGAGATGGTGGACCCTGTGGTGGAGCTGGCTGCCAAGCGGAGTGGTCTAGCAGTGGAGGATGTGCGTGCCAACGTGCCCGAAGAGCTGAGTGTCTGGATTGACCCTTTCGAGGTATCCTACCAGATTGGAGAGAAGGGAACTGTGAAAGTCCTGTACCTGGATGACAGTGAGGGTGGTGGTGCCCCAGAGCTGGACAAGGAGATCAAAAGCAGCTTCAACCCTGATGCCCAGGTGTTTGTGCCCATCGGCAGCCAGGACAGCTCCCTGTCCAACTCTCCATCACCATCCTTTGGCCAGTCACCCAGCCCCACCTTTATTCCCCGGTCTGCCCAGCCTATCACCTTCACTACTGCCTCCTTTGCTGCCACCAAATTTGGCTCCACAAAGATGAAGAAGGGTGGTGGAGCGTCGAATGGTGTAAGTGTGGCTGGCAGTGGGGCAAGTGGCCAGCAGCCACCGCAGCAGCAGCCTCGCATGGCCCGCTCGCCCACAAATAACCTGCTGAAGCACAAGagcctctctttgtctctgcatTCACTGAACCTCATGACAGCCAGTCCGGCCTCTCAGTCCCAGCTCTCACCCAATGCCAAGGAGTTTGTGTACAACGGCAGCGGCTCATCCAGCCTCTTCTTTGATGGGGTGGATGGCCAAGGCAGCAGCACGTCGGTCCCCTTCGGGAGTAGTGGAGCCGCCACTTGCAACCACAGCAGCTTTGATGTGTCCCAGGTGTTCGGAGGCGGCACTAACAGCCTCTTCCTGGAGAAAACACCCTTCGTGGAAGGCCTCAGCTACAACCTGAACACCATGCAGTACCCCAGCCAGCCCTTCCAGCCTGTCGTGCTGGCCAACTGA
- the Phf5a gene encoding PHD finger-like domain-containing protein 5A → MAKHHPDLIFCRKQAGVAIGRLCEKCDGKCVICDSYVRPCTLVRICDECNYGSYQGRCVICGGPGVSDAYYCKECTIQEKDRDGCPKIVNLGSSKTDLFYERKKYGFKKR, encoded by the exons ATGGCTAAACATCATCCAGACTTGATTTTCTGCCGTAAGCAGGCTGGTGTCG CTATCGGAAGATTGTGTGAAAAAT GTGATGGCAAGTGTGTGATTTGTGATTCCTACGTGCGACCCTGCACCCTGGTTCGCATATGTGACGAGTGTAACTATGGGTCTTACCAGGGCCGGTGTGTGATCTGTGGAGGTCCCGGAGTCTCGGATGCTTACTACTGTAAAGAGTGCACCATCCAGGAGAAGGAT AGAGACGGTTGCCCCAAGATTGTCAATTTGGGGAGCTCTAAGACAGACCTGTTCTATGAACGCAAAAAATACGGCTTCAAGAAGAGGTGA